The region TGATTCCTAAAGAAGGCACCATCACAAACAGCACAGTAGGATACCCCGCGAGCACCGTATTCTTCCTCACCAGGAACATTCAAATGCCTATGGTTGGCACCAGTTGCGATGATTACTGTACGACCTTCATACTCACGGTCTTCAGTTACAACCTTCTTGTGGTCACCCAAGTCTTCTACTGCCTTTACAATACCGTAAGCATTTTCGACACCCAATCCTGCCAGAGGTTCATGCATCTTCATTGATAGCTCAGGACCCATAATGTTATCAAATCCTGGATAGTTCTCAATCTCAGCTGTATTATTCATCTGTCCACCAGGAGCTCCTTGTTCTAATAAAAGAACGCTCATATTACTTCTTGCTGCATAAAGAGCTGCGGTCATTCCAGCGGGGCCAGCCCCGATTACAATTGTATCGTACATTTTTTCTCCTTCTTTTCGTTTAATACTTCCTAACTTACCTATATTCTAATATGTCTCGGCCCAAAAACCAAAGAAAAAGCTCAAAATGAGCTTTTTCTTACTAACGTGCTTTAAGGACAACTATTATCGCTAAAATGGCAAAGGATAGGACAGGTATTGTCAAAACATCCACCATTAGAACGTCTAGTATCTTATTTTGCCTTTGAATAATTGTTTTCTTTTGACCACCCCGTGCCATATACCCTAGTAGGTAGATAAGACTTATAACTAGGGTCAGGACTAGAGTTATTAAAAAGGCCTGTACATATAATGTTAGGGTTGTATAAAACATTTAAAATCCTTTATTATTCTTCGATAACATCCAGTATACCACTATTTATATTTTTATTCAAAAACTCTTTGGTTCTTGGGTTTTTAGGATGATTGAAGACGTCCTCAGGACTTCCCTCTTCAATAATTTTACCATGTTCTAAAAAGAGAACTCTGGTTGCCACATTGTAAACAAAATCCATCTCATGGCTGACAAGAATCATGGTTTGACCCTCCTCAGCTGCCCTTAAAATGGAAGCCTGAACTTCACCCACAAGCTCTGGATCGAGGGCACTTGTCGGCTCGTCCAGCAGTAAGAGTTTAGGTTTCATGGCAAGTGCTCGGGCAATTCCTACCCTTTGCTTTTGGCCACCTGATAAAAATTGGGGATAAGAATCCTTCTTTTCAATCATACTGACCTTTACAAGCTCCTCTTCTGCAAGTTTTTGAGCCTCTGCCTTGGCCATTTTTTTTACAACAACCAAACCCTCCATAACATTTTCAAGGGCTGTCCTTCTTTTAAAAAGATTGAATTGTTGGAAGACCATGGCTGTTTTTCTTCTTAAGGTAAGAATATCTTCCTTGCTAATTTTTTTAAAATCCACCTTGAAATCATCAATCTCAACCTGACCAGAATCTGGTTTTTCCAGGTAATTAATGCTTCTTAAGAAGGTTGATTTACCGGCACCACTGGCACCAATGATTGCAATGACATCCCCTTGATTTACATCGAGGGAAATATCATCTAAAACCTTAACATTAGAAAATTTCTTACTCAAATTTTTTATCTTAATCATTTACTTACCTCCATGATCAAAGGGATTAGCAAAGAGTCCCTTCTTTCTTGGAACTTCCGGATCAGAAATCTCAAGCCTTCTTTCAATGAAAGAAATAATCTTTTCAAAAACAATGTTAATGACCCAGTAGACTAAGGCTAGGGCAAAGTAGGTTTCAAAAATCCGGTAGTTACTACCTCCTAAAATCTTTGCCTCAGCAGTCATTTCAATAACCCCTGCAACAAAGGCTAAAGAGGTTCCCTTAAACAGACCAATTAGGGAATTTCCAAGGGGAGCTAGAGCTACAGTAGCAGCTTCCGGCAAGGTTACCCGCTTGAAAACTTGAAAATTAGTCATCCCAAGCGATTTAGCAGCTTCAATTTGCCCGCTATCCACTGATTGGATGGCTGAACGAATGGTTTCGCTATTAAAAGCTGCTTCATTGAGGGTAAAGGTTAAAATAACGAAAAGAAGGGGACTGATATTGTTTATATTGTAGGCCGTCCCGTAGTTCATGTTAATGGCCCTTAAAATCAGAGGAATCCCATTATAGGTCAAAAGTAGTTGAACATAGATGGGAGTTCCCCTCATAAAGCTTACAAAGAGTCCCCGCAATTGATTTAAAACAGGTATTTTATTAATACTTACAAGAGCCAGAGCTAGGGCAAGTATTAGACCAAAAAACATAGATATTAAGGTTATTTCCAAGGATACTGGTATGCGGCTGATAACATTTGGAAAAGCTTCAACAAAGGAATCCCAGTTGAATATCTTATCAAAAAACATGGTCCAAAATTCTTGGAAGGTATACTTACCTTGCATAAATTATCTCCTTAATTACTTAAACTCACTTGCATCTGGCACAAAATCACCTGCAAAGAATTCTTCAGATAGCTTTTTAAGGGTACCATCTGCTTCAAATTCAGCTAAAATCTTGTTAACTTTCTCTTGGAGGACACGTCCTTCATCTGTCTTGGCAAAGAGGAAATACTCCCTACCAGAATGAACACCCAAGTCTTCCTTCAAATCAATAGAGTTAACTTGGAGTTTGAATCCTTGCTCCTTAATAACGGTATTTAAGGAGATGGCATCATAAAGAAGAAAGTCAATTTTCTTACTTTCAATATTACCCAAGCGAGTAGCTAGTGGGATATTGTCAACATAGTTAAGCTTGATTTCCTTATCAGGATGTTCCTTATTCCAAGCTAGGAGGATGTCAGTATAGTTAACCCCCGTTGAAACTTCTGTAGACTTATTAGCCAAGTCATCGATGGTTGATACATTATCACCAACCCGCGTTGCTACAGCATTATTAGTCTTAGATACAGGATATGAAAAATAGTACTTCTCATCCCTTTTTTCATTCCAAGCAAAGTTATTTGCCCCCATCTGGTAGCGGCCAGAGTCAATTCCTACAGAGATGGCATCAAAATCTGTAACATCAACCTTTAAATCGTATTCAGGTAATTTTTCAAAAACCTTACGAGCAAGCTCAACATCATAACCAGTTGCCTTACCGTCGACTGTGTAGGTAAAGGGTTTGGTATTACCGTCTGTTGCTACAACAATCTGGGTCTTTTTATCACTTGTCTGGTTTTGGTCCTTGCTGGTATTTTTACCGCAAGCAGTCAAGGTGAGTCCTAAAGCAAGAAATGCAATACCAAGACCTAGGCCTCTAAACTTTTTAACCATAAAATTTCCCCTATTCTTATCTGGCTGAGGGCAGGATATTAGAAGCTTTGCTTCTTAGCCTTACGCTCAGCTCGTCCACGGGCCCTTTGTTCTTGACGACGTTGTTTCTTGTTACGCTCGTCAATGGCCCAGCCAATTTTTTTCTTATAACCTGGTTTAACTTTTTTCTTTTTCTTTTTGACAAGACCAATCATTGTAATATCAAGATCTTGTTTTGATTTTTCACGTTTTTCACGACGGTCACGGTCGTAAGTGTCGACAATTTCGCCGTTTTTAATAACCTTAGGTTGGAACTTAATGCCCATTTTTTCAAGGTCACGGATGGCAGAATCATCAGTCGGTGAATAAAGGGTGATTGCTGTACCTGAAAGACCATTACGGCCAGTACGCCCCACCCGGTGGATGAAGAATTCAAGATCACGAGGGATGGCATCATTAATAACATGACTAACCCCTTCAATATCAATCCCGCGGGCTGCAAGGTCTGTTGCTACCACATACTGATAGTCAAGATTTTGGACTGACTTCATAATACGCTTACGTTCACGCGGTGGAATCCCCCCATGAATTTTTGCAACCTTGAGACCGTTATTCACCAGGAAGGCATGAATCTCATCAGCACGCTCCTTGGTGTTGGCAAAAATCATTGCCAGGTATGGATTGATGGTCTTAACAACTTCAAGGAGTTGACTGTTGTTATTTTTCCCCTTGGTTGAAATCATCCAATTGTCAATAGTATCACTGATAATGGTCTTACTAGCAATTTTCTCAACCACTGGATTGTTCAAGTATTTTTTCAAAAATGGTTGTAATTTTTGCGGGATGGTTGCTGAAAAGACAAGCATCTGAACCTTCTTATCAAAGGTACTTGCAATCTTATCAACGTCTGTTAAAAATCCCATGTCAAGAGTCATATCAGCCTCATCAACAACATAAGTACTTGCTGTATAAGTTTTTAGGGCCTGAGAATTTACTAGGTCAAGTACACGACCAGGTGTCCCAATAACTAAGTGAGGCTGGTTGTTGGTCAATTTTTCAATCTGACGATTCTTATCAGTTCCACCAACATAGTTAACCACCCTAATGCGTTCATCATTTTCAACGAATTTCATGGCTGCATTATAAATTTGAGTGGCTAATTCACGGCTTGGAGCGGTAATTACTGCTTGAACTGTATCAGATTCTGGATTAATCTTTTGGAAGATTGGAATTAAGAAGGTGTGGGTCTTACCACTTCCTGTCTTTGATTCTCCAATGACATCTCGCCCCTGTAAAATCAAGGGAATAATTTTTTCTTGAACGGCCGTTGCATCCTTAAAGTTTATATCCTCTAAGGTTTTGTTAATAAATGGTTTTAGTTTAAAATCTGTAAATTTCATAGTATCCTCTCTCATTTTCCGATTAATAAACACTTATAGTGAATTGTGGAAATAATCAAGCTAATTTACAGATGTTCGTGTCTGAAAATTGCTCATTAGAACATTATATCAAAAAAACACGCCTCAAGACGTGCTTTTACAGAAAATACTATTTTGCTGCTGCGTAAAGCTCGTTAACTTTATTCCAATTTACTAGATCAAAGAAGGCTGCAATATAGTCTGGGCGTACATTATGATATTTTAAGTAGTAAGCATGTTCCCAAACATCAAGACCTAAAACTGGTGTAAGTCCGTCTGTAATTGGTGAATCTTGGTTGGCAGTAGACGTAATTTTTAAGTTACCATCTTCATCAACTACAAGCCAAGCCCAACCAGAACCAAAGCGGCCAACTGCTGCTTGCTTGAATGCTTCCTTAAAATCTTCAAATGATCCAAATGTTTCAGCAATGGCATCACCGATTTCACCATCAGCAGGTCCACCAGCATTTGGAGCCAAAATTTCCCAGAAGAATGAGTGATTTAGA is a window of Streptococcaceae bacterium ESL0729 DNA encoding:
- a CDS encoding DUF4059 family protein; this encodes MFYTTLTLYVQAFLITLVLTLVISLIYLLGYMARGGQKKTIIQRQNKILDVLMVDVLTIPVLSFAILAIIVVLKAR
- a CDS encoding amino acid ABC transporter ATP-binding protein produces the protein MIKIKNLSKKFSNVKVLDDISLDVNQGDVIAIIGASGAGKSTFLRSINYLEKPDSGQVEIDDFKVDFKKISKEDILTLRRKTAMVFQQFNLFKRRTALENVMEGLVVVKKMAKAEAQKLAEEELVKVSMIEKKDSYPQFLSGGQKQRVGIARALAMKPKLLLLDEPTSALDPELVGEVQASILRAAEEGQTMILVSHEMDFVYNVATRVLFLEHGKIIEEGSPEDVFNHPKNPRTKEFLNKNINSGILDVIEE
- a CDS encoding amino acid ABC transporter permease yields the protein MQGKYTFQEFWTMFFDKIFNWDSFVEAFPNVISRIPVSLEITLISMFFGLILALALALVSINKIPVLNQLRGLFVSFMRGTPIYVQLLLTYNGIPLILRAINMNYGTAYNINNISPLLFVILTFTLNEAAFNSETIRSAIQSVDSGQIEAAKSLGMTNFQVFKRVTLPEAATVALAPLGNSLIGLFKGTSLAFVAGVIEMTAEAKILGGSNYRIFETYFALALVYWVINIVFEKIISFIERRLEISDPEVPRKKGLFANPFDHGGK
- a CDS encoding transporter substrate-binding domain-containing protein, whose amino-acid sequence is MVKKFRGLGLGIAFLALGLTLTACGKNTSKDQNQTSDKKTQIVVATDGNTKPFTYTVDGKATGYDVELARKVFEKLPEYDLKVDVTDFDAISVGIDSGRYQMGANNFAWNEKRDEKYYFSYPVSKTNNAVATRVGDNVSTIDDLANKSTEVSTGVNYTDILLAWNKEHPDKEIKLNYVDNIPLATRLGNIESKKIDFLLYDAISLNTVIKEQGFKLQVNSIDLKEDLGVHSGREYFLFAKTDEGRVLQEKVNKILAEFEADGTLKKLSEEFFAGDFVPDASEFK
- a CDS encoding DEAD/DEAH box helicase is translated as MKFTDFKLKPFINKTLEDINFKDATAVQEKIIPLILQGRDVIGESKTGSGKTHTFLIPIFQKINPESDTVQAVITAPSRELATQIYNAAMKFVENDERIRVVNYVGGTDKNRQIEKLTNNQPHLVIGTPGRVLDLVNSQALKTYTASTYVVDEADMTLDMGFLTDVDKIASTFDKKVQMLVFSATIPQKLQPFLKKYLNNPVVEKIASKTIISDTIDNWMISTKGKNNNSQLLEVVKTINPYLAMIFANTKERADEIHAFLVNNGLKVAKIHGGIPPRERKRIMKSVQNLDYQYVVATDLAARGIDIEGVSHVINDAIPRDLEFFIHRVGRTGRNGLSGTAITLYSPTDDSAIRDLEKMGIKFQPKVIKNGEIVDTYDRDRREKREKSKQDLDITMIGLVKKKKKKVKPGYKKKIGWAIDERNKKQRRQEQRARGRAERKAKKQSF
- a CDS encoding superoxide dismutase, whose amino-acid sequence is MAFTLPELPYAYDALEPYFDEATMRLHHDRHHQTYVTNLNAALEKHQDLKVESLEALIEDLDMVPEDIRGAVRNNGGGHLNHSFFWEILAPNAGGPADGEIGDAIAETFGSFEDFKEAFKQAAVGRFGSGWAWLVVDEDGNLKITSTANQDSPITDGLTPVLGLDVWEHAYYLKYHNVRPDYIAAFFDLVNWNKVNELYAAAK